In the genome of Fluviispira vulneris, one region contains:
- a CDS encoding carbonic anhydrase, whose translation MSFMQTIFKIVLLFLLLSQSSAYSNSDSKKPHWGYTGENGADNWGKLDETYKICSTGINQSPINIQMKQAKENESLPKLDFSYSGIPLTVLNNGHTIQVNYPKGSKIEIGRKQYGLLQFHFHTPSEHAFDGKRSAMEVHFVNQNEDGSLAVIGVLMKKGKKNNALASIFDNMPKKESTLTNVNNVNFEAEDVIPKGSKYFTYSGSLTTPPCSQIVTWYVLKEQIEVSIEQIKRFQNIFNMNARPIQALSNRAVERND comes from the coding sequence ATGAGTTTTATGCAAACTATTTTTAAAATAGTTTTATTATTTCTGCTTTTATCTCAAAGCTCTGCTTATTCAAACAGTGATTCGAAGAAGCCGCATTGGGGTTATACAGGAGAAAATGGTGCAGATAATTGGGGTAAACTTGATGAAACTTATAAAATATGTTCTACAGGAATAAATCAATCTCCTATAAATATCCAGATGAAGCAAGCAAAAGAAAATGAATCTTTGCCAAAATTAGATTTCTCTTATTCAGGAATACCTCTTACCGTTTTAAATAATGGCCACACGATTCAAGTGAATTATCCTAAAGGAAGTAAAATAGAAATTGGTCGCAAACAATATGGCTTGCTTCAATTTCATTTTCACACACCGAGTGAGCACGCTTTTGATGGCAAAAGATCAGCAATGGAAGTTCATTTTGTGAATCAAAATGAAGATGGAAGCTTGGCTGTTATTGGAGTTTTAATGAAAAAAGGGAAGAAAAATAATGCCCTCGCATCAATTTTTGATAACATGCCTAAAAAAGAAAGTACATTGACCAATGTTAACAATGTTAATTTTGAAGCAGAAGACGTTATTCCAAAAGGGAGTAAATACTTCACCTACAGTGGTTCATTAACTACGCCTCCCTGCTCGCAAATTGTGACATGGTATGTGCTTAAAGAGCAAATCGAAGTGTCAATTGAACAAATTAAAAGATTCCAAAATATATTCAATATGAATGCTCGTCCAATTCAAGCATTGTCGAATAGAGCAGTTGAACGCAATGATTGA
- a CDS encoding DUF790 family protein: MLTKKELLRYKKSKGKIIPQFIDINDIVLYEYAENLINIFLNAVDKKRKEIEDEVLHLNSAYELPVEVQKGFIKLLFDKIEFKSTLGDENSEFRKKIFQKSCEYFNSSKPLDIEEYYESIAHEMHLTIGEIKEHLYSDLPEFHVAVNFKVMPVSEFLNYYNLSLVQGLLFYSAGIHIRIPIKDHVKLEIRYLLKQMRFFQLVANIQIVNDHYEISLDGPLSLFVHTQKYGFNLASFFPSLVLLTEWELSVFVELGHSERCKGELNISHKNKLISHYKNFSAYVPEEFQLFSNLFTKKNTEWSISPYLDEIFFDGSHYFFPDFEFKRQDKKIYIELFHPWHKKALKQRIRNLEKNNQYNLILGAAKVLLKDKEIQACIDQSQYFTNFGFVFREMPTVSQVSELLKKFE, from the coding sequence GTGCTTACGAAAAAAGAACTGCTTCGTTATAAGAAGAGTAAAGGTAAAATTATTCCCCAATTTATCGATATTAATGATATTGTATTGTATGAATATGCTGAAAATCTTATTAATATATTTTTAAATGCTGTCGATAAAAAAAGAAAAGAAATTGAAGATGAAGTATTGCATTTAAATTCAGCATATGAACTCCCAGTAGAAGTGCAAAAAGGTTTTATAAAACTTTTGTTTGATAAAATTGAATTTAAATCTACACTTGGCGATGAAAATTCTGAATTCAGAAAAAAAATATTTCAAAAATCCTGTGAGTATTTTAATTCATCGAAACCTCTAGATATTGAAGAATATTATGAAAGTATTGCTCATGAAATGCACTTGACAATAGGTGAAATTAAAGAACACTTATATTCCGATCTCCCTGAATTTCATGTGGCAGTTAATTTCAAAGTAATGCCTGTAAGTGAATTTTTAAATTATTATAATTTGTCTCTTGTTCAAGGGTTATTATTTTACAGTGCAGGTATTCATATTAGAATACCTATAAAAGATCACGTTAAATTAGAAATTAGATACTTATTAAAACAAATGCGATTTTTTCAACTCGTTGCTAATATCCAAATTGTAAATGACCATTATGAAATTAGTTTGGACGGACCTCTGTCGCTTTTCGTTCATACACAAAAATATGGTTTTAATTTAGCCTCTTTTTTTCCTTCACTTGTGCTTCTAACAGAATGGGAATTATCTGTATTTGTAGAACTAGGTCACTCAGAGCGTTGTAAAGGAGAGCTTAATATATCACATAAAAATAAATTAATATCACATTATAAAAATTTTAGTGCTTATGTTCCAGAAGAGTTTCAACTTTTTTCAAATCTTTTTACAAAAAAAAATACAGAATGGTCCATTTCTCCTTATTTAGATGAAATATTTTTTGATGGTTCCCATTATTTTTTTCCTGACTTTGAATTTAAGAGACAAGATAAAAAAATATATATTGAATTATTTCACCCTTGGCATAAGAAAGCCTTAAAGCAGAGGATACGCAATTTAGAGAAGAATAATCAGTACAATCTTATACTTGGAGCTGCAAAAGTCCTTCTCAAAGATAAGGAAATACAAGCTTGCATTGATCAATCTCAATATTTTACAAATTTTGGCTTTGTTTTTCGAGAAATGCCAACGGTTTCGCAGGTTTCTGAACTTCTTAAAAAGTTTGAATGA